The Rheinheimera mangrovi genome contains the following window.
ACCCGGTCGCCCGCTGTGACCTGAGCCTGCACTGCCAGCTTGAGTTCGTCACGGCTTAACTGAGCCAAAGTACTGTGCTGCGCCAAAGTGGATAAGGCCTGGTACTGCTCAGTGGCTATTAAATGATAACAACAAGGCACTATGTCCAGTTGCTTTGTACCAGCCTGGCTGGCCAGCTGCAGCAAGCGAATATGCAATTCACCACAAGCGTGCAAAGCCACAACCTGCTGCCCTGTTCTAAGGTGTTTTGAAGTGCCAGCAGATAACACATCCGCCTGAATAAAGTTCTGTGGTAGTTTTAGTTTTTCCGCCTGTTGCTGGCCCTCACTGCAAAGCTCCTCCTGCCATTCCAGGCTGCATACCTCTCGCTGCCGACTAAAACTAAGCCAGCGTCCTAAATGACCTTTACCGGCACACCATTCCAGTACAGGCAAATCGCTTTGTTGCATCCCTGTAGCAAAAGCCTGAATTTGTTCCAGTTTACGGCCTTTAATATCACGGCTAAACCAGAATGGTAGCTCGGTTTGTGTTGGCTTTTTACTGCCGGCTGTTGCCAGATTAAAAGGACTGAACTGATTTAGCTCTGGGAAAAACTCAGAAAAATAGTTGCGACGATACACTTCGTCCTGATCCAGCCGCTGTATTTCTGCCGGAGTGACCTGCTGTAAATGCTGGCCTAGTCCGGTATCGGCCCATGGTAAAGCTGTGAGATGAAAAGGGCTAAAGCGCCAGAACTGCTGGTACTGAGTGAGTAACAGATCCAGGTGCAAAAACTGTTCAGACAAAAGCTGGGGCATAAGCGGATAAAACATCTGTGACCACAAAAACTGTTGCTACTATAACACCGCAGACAACAAAAGCGGCTTCGGCTTTTGCTTAGTATTTTGTTCAGCATTGCCAGACTTCAACTGGCATCAAGGCTAAAAATAATGCACACTCAATCCAATACATAATGACCCGAACAAAGAGATATTCAGGTGACAGAACTCAAACGTATTATGCATGTGGAAGATGATCCATCTATTCAGGCCGTAGCCAAGGTTGCATTGGAAGTCGTAGGTGGATTTACCGTTGAAACCTGCAGTGGTGGTGAAGAGGCGCTAAAAGGTTTTCATGCTTTTCAGCCGCAGCTGATTTTACTGGATGTAATGATGCCCGGAATGGATGGTCCCAGCACCTTAAAAAAAATGCAGGCCGATTTTGACTTAAGCACTATTCCTGTGGTGTTTATGACGGCTAAAGTGCAAGCCAACGAAATTGAATCCTACAAAGCCTTAGGCGCCGCCGATGTGGTGGTAAAACCTTTTGATCCTATGACCTTGTCCGATCAAATTCGCGACATCTGGCAGAAACTGCAAGGATCAGAGTCTTGACTCTGATCCTACTGCCGATATCTGAGCTGAATGATCGAATGGGAGAGGCAGAGCCGAAGCTCTGACCTTTTATTCTTTATGACCCTCTTGTCGTTTCTGTTCCACTTGCTCAAATAGCTGCTGCAAATCCTGTTCGTACTGCTGCATATCTTTGCCTTGTCCCAGATAAAAAGACAAAGGCAACAAACGTGAA
Protein-coding sequences here:
- a CDS encoding methyltransferase, which encodes MFYPLMPQLLSEQFLHLDLLLTQYQQFWRFSPFHLTALPWADTGLGQHLQQVTPAEIQRLDQDEVYRRNYFSEFFPELNQFSPFNLATAGSKKPTQTELPFWFSRDIKGRKLEQIQAFATGMQQSDLPVLEWCAGKGHLGRWLSFSRQREVCSLEWQEELCSEGQQQAEKLKLPQNFIQADVLSAGTSKHLRTGQQVVALHACGELHIRLLQLASQAGTKQLDIVPCCYHLIATEQYQALSTLAQHSTLAQLSRDELKLAVQAQVTAGDRVTRLRHTEVMWRLAYQELYQALQGVTEYRPLSSVPKHWFSGEFSAFAHWAASQHQWQIPADTNWDYYLQLGQQRHLLVQKMQLVRSLFRPLLEQWLVLDRALFLQQQGYQVNVKQFCDYQLTPRNLLISAYKS
- a CDS encoding response regulator produces the protein MTELKRIMHVEDDPSIQAVAKVALEVVGGFTVETCSGGEEALKGFHAFQPQLILLDVMMPGMDGPSTLKKMQADFDLSTIPVVFMTAKVQANEIESYKALGAADVVVKPFDPMTLSDQIRDIWQKLQGSES